From one Mucilaginibacter inviolabilis genomic stretch:
- a CDS encoding 1-acyl-sn-glycerol-3-phosphate acyltransferase gives MLPSRQNDTLSRMFYRFMRWWMGRNFKEISIQPFEPRPGHSILLLTNHFSWWDGFFANYAAFNNLKRRLYIMMQHDHFLKHWYFKYLGAFSMKKGSREMLESLTYSAGLLNNPENLVTIFPQGALYSNHETYIHVENGIERLIKQIKGPCQIVYQCTLIDYFEGLKPRAYMHHFDCGVAGEVPFEELKQRINDFHQQALKKQANMEH, from the coding sequence ATGTTGCCATCGCGCCAGAATGATACTTTAAGCCGAATGTTTTACCGCTTTATGCGTTGGTGGATGGGGCGTAATTTTAAAGAGATCAGCATACAGCCATTTGAGCCGCGTCCCGGGCATTCCATCCTGTTGCTTACCAACCATTTTAGCTGGTGGGATGGTTTTTTTGCCAATTATGCAGCCTTCAATAACTTAAAGCGACGCCTTTATATTATGATGCAGCATGATCATTTTTTAAAGCATTGGTATTTCAAATACCTGGGAGCTTTTTCCATGAAAAAAGGATCGCGCGAAATGCTGGAATCGCTCACCTATTCGGCCGGACTGCTGAACAATCCTGAAAACCTGGTCACCATATTTCCGCAGGGGGCGCTTTACTCTAATCATGAAACGTATATCCATGTGGAGAATGGGATTGAGCGGCTGATCAAACAGATCAAAGGCCCATGCCAGATAGTTTATCAATGTACGCTGATTGATTATTTTGAGGGTCTGAAACCGCGGGCCTATATGCATCATTTTGATTGCGGTGTTGCCGGCGAGGTACCCTTTGAAGAACTGAAACAACGCATTAACGATTTTCATCAGCAGGCCTTAAAAAAACAGGCCAACATGGAACATTGA
- the dnaA gene encoding chromosomal replication initiator protein DnaA, which translates to MEKTCTTVWNSCLQIIKDNIPAQSFKTWFEPIKALRMEGSVLTIQVPSLFFYEWLEEHYVGLLRKTIKKQLGDEGRLEYNIVVEQSSSKPYTTNMPSNGNGAESKNQSMPIPISINKDIKNPFVIPGLKKLNVDPQLNRNYTFENFVEGDCNRLARSAGYAVAAKPGGTSFNPLMIYGGVGLGKTHLAQAIGNEIKRSLPDKLVLYVSCEKFTQQFVDALKHNNINDFVNFYQAIDVLIMDDVHNFAGKEKTQDFFFHIFNHLHQSGKQLIITSDKAPKDLAGLEERLLSRFKWGLSADLQIPDLETRMAILKNKIYQDGIELSNDVIEYVAHNIDNNVRELEGAMVSLLAQSTLNRKEIDLNLAKQMLKNFVKNSSKEISMEYIQSLVCEYFEVPIEMVKSQTRKREIVQARQISMYLAKAHTKSSLKSIGHFFGGRDHSTVIYACQTVEDLIDTDKKFKGYVADIQKKLKMS; encoded by the coding sequence ATGGAAAAAACCTGTACTACTGTTTGGAATAGCTGCCTCCAGATCATAAAAGATAACATACCAGCACAAAGCTTTAAAACTTGGTTCGAGCCAATAAAAGCTTTACGCATGGAAGGAAGCGTTCTGACGATACAGGTACCAAGTTTATTCTTTTACGAGTGGCTCGAGGAGCACTATGTAGGTTTACTGCGCAAAACAATTAAAAAACAATTAGGCGACGAAGGACGTTTAGAGTATAATATAGTTGTTGAGCAATCATCAAGTAAACCATACACCACTAATATGCCTTCGAACGGAAATGGTGCCGAGTCCAAAAATCAGTCAATGCCGATCCCGATCTCGATCAATAAGGACATTAAAAACCCTTTTGTGATCCCCGGCTTGAAAAAATTAAATGTTGATCCGCAGTTAAACAGAAACTACACTTTTGAAAACTTTGTTGAAGGTGATTGCAATCGTTTAGCCCGCTCTGCCGGTTATGCCGTTGCTGCAAAACCCGGAGGTACTTCTTTTAATCCTTTAATGATATACGGCGGTGTTGGTTTAGGTAAAACCCACCTGGCCCAGGCCATTGGTAACGAGATAAAGCGCTCATTGCCCGATAAACTGGTACTTTATGTATCGTGCGAAAAATTCACCCAGCAATTTGTTGATGCGCTTAAACACAATAACATTAATGATTTTGTGAACTTTTACCAGGCTATTGATGTACTGATCATGGATGATGTGCACAATTTTGCCGGTAAAGAAAAAACACAGGATTTCTTCTTCCACATCTTTAACCACTTACATCAATCGGGCAAGCAGCTGATCATCACATCAGATAAAGCGCCTAAGGACCTGGCCGGTTTAGAAGAGCGTTTGCTTTCGAGGTTTAAATGGGGGCTTTCTGCCGATTTGCAGATCCCTGATCTGGAAACCCGTATGGCTATCCTTAAAAACAAGATCTACCAGGACGGCATCGAGCTTTCAAACGATGTAATTGAGTATGTAGCGCATAACATTGATAACAATGTGCGTGAACTGGAAGGCGCCATGGTATCCCTGCTGGCTCAATCAACCTTGAACCGCAAGGAGATCGACCTGAACCTGGCTAAGCAAATGCTGAAGAACTTTGTGAAAAACTCATCCAAAGAAATTTCGATGGAGTATATCCAAAGTCTGGTTTGCGAGTATTTTGAAGTGCCTATTGAAATGGTAAAATCGCAAACCCGCAAACGCGAAATTGTACAGGCTCGTCAAATATCTATGTACCTGGCCAAAGCACACACCAAAAGTTCATTAAAATCAATCGGTCACTTCTTTGGCGGCCGCGACCACTCTACCGTGATATACGCCTGCCAAACCGTTGAAGACCTTATTGATACCGATAAGAAATTTAAGGGTTACGTTGCCGACATTCAAAAGAAGCTTAAAATGTCATAA
- the galE gene encoding UDP-glucose 4-epimerase GalE: MKILVTGGLGFIGSHTVVELVNAGYEPVIVDDLSNSDPKILDQIARIIGYKPVFHKLDLSNEHSVKELAANEPDIDGIIHFAAFKAVGESVQKPLKYYRNNFYSLINLLEAYYGKSLNFVFSSSCTVYGQPDILPVTESAPVKPAESPYGNTKQIAEEILSDMVASGSNYKVIALRYFNPVGAHETALIGELPIGVPQNLVPFITQTAIGKREKLTVFGNDYDTPDGSCVRDYIHVVDLAKAHVAALKLAEKESFTGYDVFNIGTGNGSTVLEVIHAFERATGVKLNYQIGPRRPGDVEKVWGDVTKSTNKLGWKAELGVETMMQSAWEWEKYISQNPL, encoded by the coding sequence ATGAAAATATTAGTAACAGGCGGTTTGGGTTTTATTGGCTCACATACCGTTGTTGAATTGGTAAATGCAGGCTACGAGCCTGTTATTGTTGACGACCTGTCAAACTCCGATCCTAAAATATTGGATCAGATAGCCAGGATAATAGGCTACAAGCCCGTTTTCCATAAACTTGACCTCAGCAACGAGCATAGCGTAAAAGAGCTGGCTGCAAATGAGCCCGATATTGACGGCATCATTCATTTTGCTGCTTTCAAGGCAGTAGGAGAATCGGTACAAAAACCATTAAAATACTACCGCAATAATTTTTACTCCCTCATCAATTTGCTGGAAGCTTATTATGGTAAATCATTAAACTTTGTATTTTCATCAAGCTGTACCGTTTACGGGCAGCCAGACATATTACCCGTTACCGAAAGCGCACCGGTAAAACCCGCAGAATCACCTTATGGCAACACCAAACAAATTGCCGAAGAGATACTGAGCGATATGGTAGCTTCGGGAAGCAATTATAAAGTAATAGCGTTACGGTATTTTAACCCGGTAGGCGCTCATGAAACTGCACTTATAGGCGAGCTACCTATTGGTGTGCCGCAAAATCTGGTACCTTTTATTACCCAAACAGCTATAGGTAAACGCGAAAAACTGACCGTATTTGGTAACGATTACGACACTCCAGATGGAAGCTGTGTTCGCGATTACATACACGTAGTTGATTTGGCCAAAGCGCACGTGGCCGCCCTAAAACTGGCCGAAAAAGAAAGCTTTACCGGTTATGATGTGTTTAACATAGGCACCGGGAATGGCAGCACCGTATTAGAGGTAATACACGCCTTTGAACGCGCTACGGGTGTAAAATTAAATTACCAGATTGGCCCGCGCCGCCCGGGTGATGTAGAAAAAGTTTGGGGCGATGTAACCAAATCAACTAATAAACTGGGCTGGAAAGCCGAACTGGGTGTTGAAACCATGATGCAATCAGCCTGGGAATGGGAAAAATACATATCACAAAATCCTTTATAA
- a CDS encoding TlpA family protein disulfide reductase yields MNKILLSFVIAFSFALSVQAQIEITRPIEQLGFNKTTIVTNARGKKLTYQDWSKLMSTGKYKLSPVQHDSDSTAFILTERDETAENKVMAKAPKPEETKFFKNGNSFTFFDMKEVNGTILRQADLKGKIVVLNFWFIACPPCRYEMPELNRLTEAYQGRKDVVFIGISLDKTDNIERFLKVSPFKYHIVGDSMPLFAYYGVDQCPASLVVDKDGTIRFNSQGYGEGAVPYWIRKTIDEIN; encoded by the coding sequence ATGAATAAAATTCTACTATCATTCGTTATAGCTTTCAGTTTTGCATTAAGCGTTCAGGCTCAAATTGAGATCACACGCCCTATTGAACAACTAGGGTTTAACAAAACCACTATAGTTACCAACGCCCGGGGTAAAAAACTCACTTATCAGGATTGGAGTAAATTAATGTCAACCGGTAAGTACAAATTAAGCCCCGTTCAACATGATAGCGACAGCACTGCTTTTATACTGACAGAAAGGGATGAAACCGCTGAAAATAAGGTAATGGCTAAAGCCCCTAAGCCTGAAGAAACCAAGTTTTTTAAAAACGGCAATTCATTCACCTTTTTTGACATGAAAGAAGTTAATGGCACCATACTCAGACAGGCTGATCTGAAAGGAAAAATTGTGGTATTAAATTTTTGGTTTATAGCCTGTCCGCCATGCAGGTATGAAATGCCCGAACTTAACCGCCTCACAGAAGCCTATCAAGGCCGGAAAGATGTTGTGTTTATTGGAATTTCTTTAGATAAAACGGATAATATTGAGCGATTTCTGAAAGTATCGCCATTTAAATACCACATCGTAGGTGATTCAATGCCATTATTTGCTTACTATGGAGTTGACCAATGTCCGGCAAGTTTGGTAGTGGATAAAGATGGGACCATCAGATTTAACAGTCAGGGGTATGGCGAAGGCGCTGTTCCATATTGGATACGGAAAACTATCGATGAAATTAACTAA
- the rfbB gene encoding dTDP-glucose 4,6-dehydratase, producing the protein MKKIIITGGAGFIGSHVVRRFVKNYPDYTIINLDKLTYAGNLANLVDIENEPNYRFVKGDIVDIAFINELFATEQPDAVIHLAAESHVDRSIVSPLEFVMTNVVGTVNLLNAARENWKGRYDQTRFYHVSTDEVYGTLGDDGMFTETTAYDPHSPYSASKASSDHFVRAYQDTYGMNTVLSNCSNNYGSYHFPEKLIPLAINNIKQSKPVPVYGKGENIRDWLWVEDHARAIDLIFHKAKAGSTYNIGGHNEWKNIDLINLLCTILDKKLGRTEGESAKLITFVTDRAGHDLRYAIDASKLKDELGWVPGITFEEGLEKTVDWYLANEEWLENVTSGHYQQYYSEQYANR; encoded by the coding sequence ATGAAGAAAATAATTATTACTGGTGGTGCTGGCTTTATAGGATCACATGTGGTGCGGCGTTTTGTAAAAAACTATCCCGATTATACCATTATCAATTTAGATAAGCTTACCTATGCCGGTAACCTGGCCAACCTGGTCGATATTGAAAATGAACCCAACTACCGTTTTGTAAAAGGCGATATTGTTGATATTGCATTTATTAACGAACTATTTGCCACAGAACAACCCGATGCGGTGATACACCTGGCAGCAGAATCGCATGTGGATCGCTCTATCGTAAGTCCGCTGGAATTTGTGATGACCAACGTGGTGGGCACCGTTAACCTGCTTAACGCTGCGCGCGAAAACTGGAAAGGCCGCTATGACCAAACCCGTTTTTATCATGTATCAACCGATGAGGTTTACGGCACTCTGGGCGATGATGGCATGTTTACTGAAACAACAGCCTATGATCCGCATTCTCCATATTCGGCATCAAAAGCCAGTTCTGATCATTTTGTACGTGCCTATCAGGACACCTATGGCATGAACACGGTACTATCCAATTGCTCAAACAACTATGGATCCTATCATTTTCCGGAGAAACTGATTCCTTTAGCCATTAATAACATTAAACAAAGCAAACCTGTACCGGTATACGGCAAAGGCGAAAACATACGCGACTGGCTTTGGGTGGAAGATCATGCCCGCGCTATCGACCTTATTTTCCACAAGGCAAAAGCTGGCTCAACCTATAACATCGGCGGTCATAACGAATGGAAGAACATTGACCTCATCAATTTGTTATGTACTATACTGGATAAGAAATTGGGCAGGACCGAAGGTGAATCGGCCAAACTGATCACTTTTGTAACAGACAGGGCCGGGCACGATCTAAGATATGCTATAGACGCATCCAAACTTAAAGATGAATTAGGATGGGTACCCGGGATAACCTTTGAAGAGGGGCTGGAAAAAACTGTTGACTGGTACCTGGCGAATGAAGAATGGCTGGAAAACGTTACATCGGGTCATTATCAGCAATATTATAGTGAACAGTATGCTAACCGTTAA
- a CDS encoding 3-deoxy-D-manno-octulosonic acid transferase produces MFLYNIGIKLYYFVIWLASFFNTKAGLWINGRRQQKIKPRNSSIWFHFASLGEFEQGRPILEAVREQYAGKSIVITFFSPSGYEIRKSTPLADAVYYLPLDTPKNAREFIDTIKPDMAIFTKYEYWYHYFKELNRQNIPLYIVSGIFRPGQVFFKWYGGLHRKMLSFVTHFFLQDESSEQLLNKLGLTSITVSGDTRFDRVWANAQNPKEIAGVREFKNGQKLFIAGSTWSEDEKLLATLPALYPDWKFIFAPHEVGEEKINHLIGLLPSSLTVKYSQLTTHNAQLQILVIDNIGMLSSLYAYGDIAYIGGGFGAGIHNTLEAAAFGLPVIFGPRYLKFNEARELIALKAGFSISNETQLKGIVDTLITDEAFYSTTSKKIYNYVQEHTGATEMIMSHIV; encoded by the coding sequence ATGTTTTTATATAACATTGGGATCAAATTATATTACTTCGTTATATGGCTCGCTTCGTTTTTTAACACAAAAGCCGGCCTGTGGATAAACGGGCGCCGGCAACAAAAAATAAAGCCACGTAATAGCAGCATCTGGTTCCATTTTGCATCCCTTGGCGAGTTTGAACAGGGCCGGCCTATTTTAGAAGCTGTGCGCGAACAGTACGCCGGCAAAAGTATTGTGATTACTTTTTTTTCGCCCTCCGGTTATGAGATCAGGAAGAGCACTCCCCTTGCCGATGCGGTTTACTACCTGCCTTTGGATACCCCAAAGAATGCCCGCGAGTTTATTGATACAATAAAGCCGGATATGGCCATATTTACCAAGTACGAGTACTGGTATCATTATTTTAAAGAGCTGAACAGGCAAAACATTCCACTATATATCGTCTCGGGTATATTCAGACCAGGACAGGTTTTTTTTAAATGGTACGGAGGCTTACACCGTAAAATGTTAAGTTTTGTAACACACTTCTTTTTGCAGGACGAAAGTTCCGAACAATTGCTCAACAAGCTTGGCCTTACTAGTATAACCGTAAGCGGCGACACCCGTTTTGACCGGGTTTGGGCCAACGCGCAAAACCCAAAAGAAATAGCCGGAGTAAGAGAGTTTAAAAACGGACAAAAACTTTTTATAGCAGGCAGCACCTGGTCCGAAGATGAAAAGCTGCTGGCTACCCTGCCTGCCCTGTACCCTGACTGGAAATTTATTTTTGCCCCGCATGAAGTTGGTGAGGAAAAAATAAACCACCTGATAGGTTTATTACCCTCAAGCTTAACCGTCAAATATTCACAACTCACAACGCACAACGCACAACTCCAAATCCTCGTCATTGATAACATTGGTATGCTGTCGTCTTTATATGCCTATGGTGATATTGCTTATATTGGTGGTGGCTTTGGTGCCGGTATCCATAACACGCTCGAAGCCGCGGCTTTTGGTCTGCCTGTAATATTTGGCCCCAGGTATTTGAAATTTAATGAGGCTCGCGAATTAATAGCACTGAAAGCTGGTTTCAGTATCAGCAATGAAACCCAGCTAAAAGGCATTGTGGATACTTTGATTACCGATGAGGCTTTTTACAGTACAACCAGCAAAAAAATATACAACTATGTACAGGAACATACCGGTGCCACGGAAATGATCATGAGCCATATTGTCTGA
- a CDS encoding HesB/IscA family protein: MSTAVEIAPVTFTPGAVKELFKLKDQQEIGDDFGLRVGVEGGGCSGMNYVLGFDQKKDGDQEYDIDGIRVFMHKAHGLYLAGMQIDFQDGLNARGFTFNNPNAASTCGCGTSFSV; this comes from the coding sequence ATGAGTACTGCTGTTGAAATTGCACCGGTAACCTTTACTCCGGGAGCCGTTAAAGAACTTTTTAAATTAAAGGATCAGCAAGAGATAGGCGATGATTTTGGCCTGCGTGTTGGTGTTGAAGGTGGTGGCTGCTCGGGCATGAACTATGTGCTTGGCTTTGATCAAAAAAAGGATGGCGACCAGGAATATGATATCGACGGTATAAGGGTATTTATGCATAAGGCCCATGGTTTGTATCTGGCTGGTATGCAGATTGATTTTCAAGATGGCTTAAATGCACGCGGATTTACCTTTAATAATCCTAATGCTGCCAGTACCTGCGGCTGTGGCACTTCTTTCTCGGTATAA
- a CDS encoding UDP-glucuronic acid decarboxylase family protein: MSTRKRILITGAAGFLGSHLCDRFIKEDYHVIGMDNLITGDLRNIEHLFKLENFEFYNHDVSKFVHVPGELHYILHFASPASPIDYLKIPIQTLKVGSLGTHNLLGLARAKGSRMLIASTSEVYGDPNVNPQPEEYWGNVNPVGPRGVYDEAKRFQEAITMAYHTFHGLETRIVRIFNTYGPRMRLNDGRVLPAFIGQALRGESLTMFGDGSQTRSFCYVDDLVEGIYRLLHSDYAQPVNIGNPDEITIKQFGEEIIKLTGTDQKLISLPLPVDDPKQRRPDITKAKAILGWEPKVSRSEGLKITLDYFKSLPEKEINHKDFAYYNK, encoded by the coding sequence ATGTCAACTCGTAAACGGATATTAATAACCGGAGCAGCCGGCTTTCTGGGTTCGCACCTGTGCGATAGGTTTATCAAAGAAGACTACCATGTAATTGGTATGGATAATTTGATTACCGGCGATCTGCGTAATATTGAGCACTTGTTTAAACTGGAGAACTTTGAGTTTTACAACCATGATGTATCCAAATTTGTGCATGTTCCCGGCGAACTTCACTATATACTACACTTTGCATCGCCGGCAAGTCCGATTGATTATTTAAAAATACCGATCCAAACCCTAAAAGTGGGTTCGCTGGGTACCCATAACCTGCTTGGGCTGGCCCGTGCCAAAGGTTCCCGGATGCTGATTGCCTCTACATCAGAAGTTTATGGCGACCCTAACGTAAACCCACAACCCGAAGAATATTGGGGCAATGTAAACCCGGTTGGGCCACGTGGTGTTTATGACGAGGCCAAACGCTTCCAGGAAGCTATAACTATGGCTTACCATACCTTCCACGGACTGGAAACCCGTATTGTGCGAATCTTTAACACCTATGGCCCGCGTATGCGGTTAAATGACGGACGTGTATTACCCGCCTTTATTGGTCAGGCTTTGAGGGGCGAATCATTAACCATGTTTGGCGATGGTTCACAAACCCGCTCATTTTGTTATGTAGACGATCTGGTTGAAGGCATCTACCGCCTGCTGCACAGTGATTATGCACAGCCGGTAAACATCGGTAACCCCGATGAGATCACAATAAAACAATTTGGCGAAGAGATTATCAAGCTAACCGGTACCGATCAAAAACTCATCAGCCTGCCATTGCCGGTTGATGATCCTAAACAACGCCGGCCGGATATCACTAAAGCCAAAGCCATTTTAGGCTGGGAGCCCAAAGTATCCCGGAGCGAGGGTTTGAAGATCACGCTGGATTATTTTAAATCTCTGCCCGAAAAAGAAATAAACCACAAGGATTTTGCGTACTATAATAAATAA
- a CDS encoding ABC transporter permease: protein MPVKTSYKENVSIALQSIAGNRLRTSLTSLIIAIGIMALVGILTAIEGIRQFTNDAFADLGANSFTIQNRGEGLNFGNGGNHKAYPAVTYDQAERFKNTFKLPVLTAINLDVTGTAVAKYGSEKTNPNISISGSNENYLATSGKKLSFGRNFSSSELEHGANVVLIGDEIKSKLFKKEDPINKSLFIGSNKYRIVGVIASKGSSSFGGDKFCIIPILKAKQIDTVRNISYTITIKVATPGALDATIGEATSLFRNIRGLNIANDTNFDITRSDSIQKELSGQLTGITIAGFAIGIITLIGAAIGLMNIMLVSVTERTREIGVRKAIGATPAVIRKQFLIEAIVICLIGGAVGILLGMAIGNLIAVQISGTFVVPWAWLFFAVLLCTFIGLISGYYPAKKASRLDPVEALRYE from the coding sequence ATGCCGGTAAAAACGTCCTACAAAGAAAATGTCTCCATTGCATTACAATCTATAGCCGGCAACAGGCTGCGTACATCGTTAACTTCGCTCATTATTGCCATAGGTATTATGGCCCTGGTAGGTATTTTAACCGCCATTGAGGGTATACGGCAGTTTACTAATGATGCCTTTGCCGATTTGGGCGCCAATTCATTCACTATTCAAAACCGGGGCGAAGGATTAAACTTTGGTAATGGTGGAAACCACAAGGCTTACCCGGCAGTTACTTACGACCAGGCCGAACGATTTAAAAATACGTTTAAATTACCTGTATTAACGGCCATCAATCTGGATGTTACAGGTACGGCAGTGGCTAAGTATGGTAGTGAAAAGACAAACCCCAATATTTCTATTTCGGGATCTAATGAAAATTATCTGGCTACCAGCGGCAAAAAATTATCCTTCGGGCGTAATTTTTCATCGTCAGAGCTGGAGCACGGCGCCAATGTGGTGCTTATTGGTGACGAGATCAAATCAAAACTTTTTAAAAAGGAAGATCCTATTAATAAATCGCTTTTTATTGGGAGTAATAAATACCGTATAGTTGGCGTAATTGCGTCAAAAGGATCCAGCTCATTTGGCGGCGACAAATTTTGCATTATACCTATTTTGAAAGCCAAACAGATAGATACAGTACGTAATATATCCTATACCATAACTATTAAGGTTGCCACTCCGGGTGCGCTTGATGCCACTATTGGCGAGGCTACCTCTTTATTCCGCAATATCCGCGGCCTCAATATCGCCAACGACACTAATTTTGATATTACCCGCAGCGATTCTATACAGAAGGAGCTTTCGGGCCAGTTAACAGGTATTACAATAGCTGGCTTTGCCATAGGTATCATTACCCTCATCGGGGCCGCCATCGGGCTCATGAACATTATGCTGGTATCGGTTACCGAACGCACGCGCGAGATAGGTGTGCGTAAAGCTATCGGCGCCACGCCTGCAGTGATCCGCAAACAGTTTTTAATTGAAGCTATTGTAATATGCCTTATAGGCGGGGCCGTTGGTATATTATTAGGAATGGCTATAGGTAACCTGATAGCGGTTCAAATCAGCGGAACGTTTGTTGTGCCATGGGCATGGCTGTTTTTTGCTGTACTGTTATGTACTTTTATTGGTCTGATATCAGGCTATTATCCGGCAAAAAAAGCCTCCAGGCTTGATCCGGTAGAGGCGTTGAGATACGAATAA
- a CDS encoding tyrosine-protein phosphatase codes for MFGLFKKKPEKRHAHFNYDSIMVDMHSHVLPGIDDGAKTPEDSIILIRKMMELGIKKIIATPHIMVDFYRNTPETINNALNILKAELVKENIDIPVEAAAEHYFDETFEARVEERRLLTMGDNYALFEFSFINKPPNAIPVIQKMNDMGYKPILAHPERYPYMDLEQFKNLHSWGCNFQLNTISLTGYYGRESKKMAESLIDNELIDFISSDMHHPKHAAALKEALRTTYVEKLLFDYPLKNTLLL; via the coding sequence ATGTTTGGGTTATTTAAAAAGAAACCGGAAAAAAGACATGCACACTTTAACTATGATTCTATCATGGTTGATATGCACTCGCATGTATTACCCGGAATTGATGATGGCGCCAAAACGCCGGAAGACTCCATTATACTGATTCGTAAGATGATGGAGCTGGGCATAAAAAAAATTATTGCCACCCCGCATATCATGGTTGATTTTTACAGGAACACCCCTGAAACCATTAATAATGCACTTAACATATTAAAGGCCGAGCTGGTAAAAGAAAACATTGATATACCCGTTGAAGCGGCCGCAGAGCACTATTTCGACGAAACTTTTGAGGCCCGTGTAGAAGAACGCAGACTGCTTACGATGGGGGATAATTATGCCCTATTTGAATTTTCATTTATTAATAAACCTCCAAATGCCATACCTGTTATTCAAAAAATGAACGACATGGGTTATAAGCCGATCCTGGCCCATCCCGAAAGGTATCCTTACATGGATTTGGAACAGTTTAAAAACCTGCATTCCTGGGGTTGTAATTTTCAGTTGAATACCATTTCACTAACCGGTTATTATGGCCGCGAATCAAAGAAAATGGCCGAAAGTTTGATTGATAATGAGCTGATCGATTTCATATCAAGTGATATGCACCATCCCAAACACGCTGCTGCGTTAAAAGAGGCACTGCGTACTACTTACGTGGAGAAATTGCTTTTTGACTACCCGTTGAAAAATACTTTACTGCTTTAA
- a CDS encoding alpha/beta fold hydrolase codes for MGFLHLPGLGKAHFHEYGTGHRPLLAFHGYGMTGKQFQVLERSILPKYHIYGFDHFFHGDSKLEGWTEEQITTGMSKNMVHSYMREWFKMYGEQRFSVMGYSIGANLALILLEEYAHLIDDVILMAPDGLSVYKGFHFLLHNPLGKFMFRRVTKSKWLAPFVLKTAKRAGMIDDNLYQIAYNEIDTEQKRLDTYYTLNLIRLLKPDVEKIAMLINQYKINCQLIFGKDDKLFPKSAAMPFIEKLDNAEVHELALGHWLVIKALDEYLVR; via the coding sequence ATGGGTTTTTTACATCTGCCCGGTTTGGGTAAAGCGCATTTTCATGAATATGGTACCGGTCATAGGCCGCTGCTGGCTTTTCATGGCTATGGCATGACGGGGAAGCAGTTTCAGGTGCTCGAGCGTTCTATCCTGCCCAAATATCATATTTACGGGTTTGATCATTTTTTTCATGGAGACAGCAAACTGGAAGGCTGGACAGAGGAACAGATTACCACTGGAATGTCCAAAAACATGGTGCATAGCTATATGCGGGAATGGTTCAAAATGTATGGTGAACAGCGGTTCTCGGTGATGGGTTATTCCATTGGCGCCAACCTGGCCCTGATATTATTGGAAGAATATGCGCATTTAATTGACGATGTGATATTAATGGCCCCAGACGGGCTGTCGGTATATAAAGGTTTTCATTTTTTATTGCACAACCCCTTGGGTAAATTTATGTTCCGCAGGGTAACCAAAAGTAAATGGCTGGCTCCTTTTGTATTGAAAACCGCGAAACGGGCAGGCATGATAGATGATAACCTGTACCAGATAGCCTATAATGAAATTGATACGGAACAAAAACGGCTGGATACATATTATACCTTAAATTTGATCCGTTTGCTGAAACCAGATGTGGAAAAAATAGCCATGCTGATCAATCAATATAAGATCAATTGCCAGCTGATATTTGGTAAAGACGATAAGCTGTTCCCCAAATCGGCAGCGATGCCCTTTATTGAAAAGTTGGATAATGCCGAGGTGCACGAACTGGCCCTGGGCCACTGGTTGGTTATTAAAGCATTGGATGAATATTTAGTACGATAA